CGTATTTGCATAGAAGCATAGGCTTCACGTCGAAAACGTTCTATTGCAACAGGATCATCAGTAAATTTATTATGTAAGATTTTTATAGCACAAGTCATATCTAATTTAACATGACGTGCTTGATAAACAGTGCCTGTTCCACCTTCTCCAACCTCGGTTTCAATTAAGTATTTATTATCGATAATTTGACCTAATACAGCTTCTTTTGGGTCATTTATCAATTTACGCCCATGAATTGGGCAGAAAACGGTTTTTTTATCATAGGATTTATTGCACTGTGTACAAAACATCTATTTGCCTCAGACATTAGTTTGTTTGGGCTATTATCAATCTATTAAGTTTAGCTTGCAAGCCTTTTACAGATTAACTAATTTTTATAAAAAAGAGAAAGCAAATTTTCTATTAATTTCGGTATTAAATCAGACAAAAATTTTCTCGTCTGCTACTATTAATTTTTGAGGAAAAAAGCTATGAAATTAATAGGTAAACTCTTTTTACTTTTTACTGTAATTACAGTAGTTGAAACATATCTACTGGTTTTATTAACACAATACACAAATATTTGGGCAACTATTGCAATGATTGTAGTACCTGGAATGCTAGGAGCATACTTAGCTAAAAGGGAAGGTCGTCAAGCAATTAGTAGAATCAAAGCTGCACTACGGCTTGAACAAGAACCGACTACAGCCGTTTTGGACGGGGCATTACTGTTAGTAGCAGCAGCATTTTTGATCACCCCTGGAGTATTAAGCGATTTAACAGGTTTATTATTAATGATTCCTACTGTACGTCGTCCAATTAGAGAATATATCAAAAATCGTGTTAAACAAATGATTGATAATCAAATTAATGGCGGAGCAATGAAATTTTTCTCGCTACCTTTTGGAATGAATGTAGATAATTTTTCTCGTCGTGATGAGAATGTAATTGATATTAAAGTTGAAAAGTAGTCTAAAAATAAAATCTTTTGAGGTAGAAATAATGGCACGAATTAATGGTGTTGATGATCAAGATAAAAATGAGCTAGCAGAAAGAATTTTAACAGATGTTTTTCAATCATTAGCAGAATATTCTTTTGTTCACACTCCAGAACAACTGCAACAACTAGTTTCTGATCCAGAAACAGATCCTATTTTTTTACAAGAAGTTAAAGATGATATTTTGGAGATTTTAGGCAAATGAGAAAATTTATTTTATCTTTATTGGTAATATTTTATTTAAGCGGTAATTTACTTGCACAAGAAAACCTTTCTGAAACGTCTAAAGAAGGTAGAAAACAGATAGGTAATTTAGTTTTAGAAAATATTCCAGAAATTTCCCAGCCAATCTTTGAACGCACGGCACAGTATCAAAATGTTAGAGCAGCAACTTTTATGGGCTGGCACCCTGTAAACAAAGGTGTTTTGATTTCTACAAGATTTGGTGATTCTGCTCAACTACATTATGTTGCTAGCCCAAATTCTTATCGTAAGCAATTAACTTTTTTTCGTGAACCCGTAGCTAATGCTTCTTATAGTCGAAGTAAAGAGCATAAAGGCTTTGTTTTTGCTATGGACAGAGGCGGAGGAGAATTTTTTCAATTTTACTGGTTTGATGAAGAAAGTGGACGACATACTTTATTAACAGATGGAAAGTCTCGTAATGAATCTTTTGTTTGGTCAAATAAAGGCGATAGGGCTGCATTTGTTAGCACTAAACGTAATAACCGAGATTTTGATATCTATTTGATGGAAGGAAAAGACTTAAAAACTGTTAAGTTGTTAAAAGAGGTTGTTGGACAATGGAATGTTCAAGATTGGTCAGCAGATGACAGTAAACTATTAATTAATAATTATATTTCTGCTAATGAAAGCTATTTGTTTGTCTTAGATGTTGCCACAGGTGAGCTAAAAGAAATCAACCCAACTCAAAAAACTAAAAAAATTTCTTACCAAGATGCGCAATTTTCTGCTGATGGTAAAGGCATTTATTATGCTTCGGATGAAGGAAGCGAATTTTTACAACTTACCTACTATGATTTAGCTACAAATAAAAAACAGATTCTTTTACCAAATTTGAATTGGAATATTGAAAATATTGCTGTGTCGGATAACGGACAATGGTTTGCATATGCTGTCAATGAAGGTGGAATTAGCAAACTTTACTTAACCAATACAGCAAATTTTTCTAATCCACAAAATGTAGCACTAGAAAAAGGTGTAATTGGGCGACTAGATTTTGATCCAACTAGTACACAGCTAGGTTTTAGTTTTAGTTCTGCTCAAACGCCAGGCGATGTCTATTCTTATGACTTAAGTAATAAAACTGTTACTCGTTGGACAACTAGCGAAGTAGGAGGATTAAATCCAGATAGTTTTGTTAATCCTGAATTGATTGAATATCCAAGTTTTGACAACATAGATGGAAAAGCTCGATTAATTCCTGCTTTTTATTACAAACCAAAAACGGATAAAAAATCTTTACCTGTAATTATTAATATTCATGGAGGCCCTGAAGGTCAATCTCGCCCATCATTTAATGCAACTATTAACTATTGGGTAAATGAATTGGGTGCAGCCGTGTTAGTTCCAAATGTTCGTGGTTCAAGTGGTTATGGAAAGACTTATTTAGAGCTAGATAATGGTTTTAAGCGGGAGGATTCTGTAAAGGATATAGGTAAATTATTGGACTGGATTGCAACACGTCCAGAACTTGACCCTAGCCGTGTTGCTGTAATTGGTGGTTCTTATGGCGGTTATATGTCTTTGGCTTGTATGACACATTTTAATGCACGCTTAAAATGCGCTGTTGATATTGTAGGAATAAGTAATTTTGTTACTTTTCTGGAAAGCACTCAAGAATATCGTCGTGACCTACGCCGTCCAGAATATGGAGATGAACGCGATCCTAAAATGAAAGAATTTTTGCTAAATATTTCTCCTACAAATAATGCTAGTAAAATTACTAAGCCACTTTTTGTTGTACAAGGAAAAAATGATCCTCGTGTACCACTAAGCGAAGCAGAACAAATGGTAAAAACAGTAAAAAATAATGGTGGTGTAGTCTGGTATTTGCTAGCAAATGATGAAGGTCATGGATTTCGCAAAAAAGTTAACCAAGAATTCTATCTAAGTGCATTAAGTGTATTTTTTGAAGAACACTTACTAAAATAGAAAGATTTTCAACTTAAAAATAATAAGGCCACTACCAAGTTATTACTTTTGATAGTGGCTTTTGCATTTGTGAGAGATTTAAGATCACACAACTGAAAATAGCCAAAAAACCATGAAAAAAACTAAGGTCGAAAAGTTGCTAAAAGAAAATCTGTTCCTGCGCGATGGCAATTAGAGCAAAGCCTAAGACCTTGACCATAAAAGGCACCATCGGCAGAACCGCTAAAAGTCTCAAAGAAAACCCAACCATTTCCATCATTACCGCTTTGTTCTTCTACTTTAATCATTACAGAATAACCACTTACCTGCGTTGTACTACCAAGGTAAAGCTCCTTAACCATTGAAGCCCCAATATCCCAAGTATTTTTACCTGCTCGTAAATTTTCTACTAAAATAGGATTGTAGAAAGTACGAACGTTACCACCATGTGGGCCAGTTGAAGGATGAACAGTAGGTTCAGCTAAAAATTGCTCTTTATATCGTCCAGCCTTTAACCAGGCTAGCATTTTTTTCTTCTTTATAGGTGGAATCATATTTTGACGAGCAGCTTTTGAGTTAAGGAGTTGTTCTAAATTTTCTAAATTAGCAATAAACTCGTCATTTTGAGCGTTAACTGTATTATTTGTATTAGTAAAAGTTATTGATAAGAAAAGGGTTAATAAGCAGGTAATAATAGCAATCTTATATTTTTTCATTTTTTTATTCCTAAAATTAAGTGTGTCTATTCTACTAATTTTCTTTGCAAAGTTTAAAGACACTAACAAAAACTTTTATTCCCCAAAGTAAAAATTTTCCTGCAAAATTCTGGAAAAATTTTGATAGAAAAAATTTTTTCCCATCGCCATATATTAGTGAAAGTAAAATACAAGTTAATTATACGAAAGGGAGTTACATTATGAAAGACTATCAACGTTTATTAAATAAATTTTATTCACTAACATTTTCACTTCAATTAAGAAGTATATTAATAAAAATAGTAGCATTTGCATTATTTATTGCTACTTTTTTAATCAATATGTCTTGGTTTGACCCTACAGAGACAAACTTTTTTTCTCGTGCAGTAGGTACAATTGCTTCAACTTTAGCTGTTCCTGCACTTTTTATGATTATTGCTAGCCCGCTAACTAGCATGACTATTGCTTCTTTATATCTTAAGACTCGGCAAGCTAAAAATAGCAGTTATGGACATACAGGCTCATCTGAAGAAGCAATACTTTCCGAGCGTATGAAGTTTACTCCTTTTCGTAAGGTTTTGACTGCTGGCGCACTAGCCCTTTCTATGTTAGCTAGTGGTTTCTCTTATGTTGCTATGGTTCCTCCAGCAGCAACAGCAACAATGGTTCGACCAGCTATTGAAAAAGTAGCAGATTCAGAAAATGCTTGGGGAGAATATAATTTAGCTATTCAAGATATGTTGGATTTTCCGCTTGCTGCTAGTAAAGTTCCTGATAAATCTGTACAAGAACTTCTAGGTAATTTAACTATTCAACAAATGAAAGAACCAGGTTTTTCTAATTTAGAAAAAGTGGCTTTAGGTGAAGAAGAATTTAATGAGGCACAACTTGCTTATTTAGATAAACATCAAGGTGCAATTAAGCATTTAATTGCTGGTGCAAAGCTTTCTAAAACTCAGTTTCATTCTGAAATACCTACTTTTGTTTCACCTGTTCCAAATCTTTTACAAATCAGAGGTTTAACACTTTTAGCGGCAGCAGAAACACGCCGCTTACTAGATCAAGGAAAAGCTCAAGAAGCTGTAGAGCTAGCTTTAGCTAATTATGAAATGGCAACTGATGTTGGAGCAGAAAGCAATAGCACTTTAATTTCTGCATTAATTGCTATTGTATGTCGTGGAGTTTCTGCAAAATCTTTATTTAATGTAATTTATTCTGGAAAAACAACAGCGGAAATGGATAAAGAAATTGCTAGACGAGTTGATGAACAAGATCGCCGTATGCCTAATGCTTATCAAAGTATGCTTTGGGAAACTCAAGCTATGAATGTTTCTATGGAAGAAATTTTAGTAAAAAATAATATTCTTAAATTTGCTGGTGACGAATCTTATTTATCTGGTTCTGGTGCTGAACAATTATTTAAGGTATTTCCAGGACTTCGTGTTAGAACCTTTAATAGCCTTTATGCTCTTAATCAAGAACATGTTAACAAAGTACGAAAAAGTGTAGAAAGTTGGGATTTTGCTTCTACAAGAGAAGTTTATAAAGATTTATTAAATGTAGGCTATACAGATATTTTAAGGTTGTCTCCTAGTGATATGGTTGCCCGTACTATGTTTTATGTTTCCTTACCAAATATTGCTGCCACAATGAGAAGCTTATATGTAGGTGGTTCATTTGGTGAAACGATTACAATCTTTGCTGCCGCTTCAGCTTATAAAAAAGAACATGGACAATTTCCTAACACTTTAGACTTAGCTTTGAAAAATACAGGTCTTACTCCTCAAATTGATGTAGCTACTGGTAAGGAAATTGGCTATCGTTTAGAAAATAGTACCCCTATAGTATGGTTTGCTGGAGTTGATGGTCAAGATAACAATGGGCAAGTAGCCTATCCAGCAGTTGAACGAGATCAAGCTATTGCAGGTAAGGATTTAGTCTATAGCTATGGCAAATTACCTCTTAGTAAGTAACTTACCTTTAGTCCAAAAACTTAAATTAATAGAGGGTGTGGAAACGGTTTCCACACCTTTTTGTTTTAATTAAAAATTTTCTGGAAAAATTTGGAAAAATTAGAAAAAATTTTGATAGGAAAACTTTTTTCCTATCGCCATGCATTAGTGAAAATAAAACATAAATTAAGGGAGTTTTAGATTATGAAAAACTATCAAGACTTAGTAAACAAATTTTACTCACTAACATTTTCACTACAACTAAGAAGCATATTTATAAAAATAGTAGCATTTGCATTATTTATTGCTACTTTTTTAATCAATATGGCTTGGTTCGGCTCTACAGGAACGAACTTTTTTTCTCGTGCAGTAGGCACAATTGTTTCTACTTTAATAGTTCCAGCACTTTTTATGATTATTGCTAGCCCATTAACTAGTATGGCAATAGCTTCTTTATACTTTAAGTCCCGACAAGCTAAAAATAGCAATTTTGGGCATACAGGCTCATCTGAAGAAGCTACACTTTCTGAGCGTATG
The sequence above is drawn from the Blastocatellia bacterium genome and encodes:
- a CDS encoding FxsA family protein codes for the protein MKLIGKLFLLFTVITVVETYLLVLLTQYTNIWATIAMIVVPGMLGAYLAKREGRQAISRIKAALRLEQEPTTAVLDGALLLVAAAFLITPGVLSDLTGLLLMIPTVRRPIREYIKNRVKQMIDNQINGGAMKFFSLPFGMNVDNFSRRDENVIDIKVEK
- a CDS encoding S9 family peptidase, with the protein product MRKFILSLLVIFYLSGNLLAQENLSETSKEGRKQIGNLVLENIPEISQPIFERTAQYQNVRAATFMGWHPVNKGVLISTRFGDSAQLHYVASPNSYRKQLTFFREPVANASYSRSKEHKGFVFAMDRGGGEFFQFYWFDEESGRHTLLTDGKSRNESFVWSNKGDRAAFVSTKRNNRDFDIYLMEGKDLKTVKLLKEVVGQWNVQDWSADDSKLLINNYISANESYLFVLDVATGELKEINPTQKTKKISYQDAQFSADGKGIYYASDEGSEFLQLTYYDLATNKKQILLPNLNWNIENIAVSDNGQWFAYAVNEGGISKLYLTNTANFSNPQNVALEKGVIGRLDFDPTSTQLGFSFSSAQTPGDVYSYDLSNKTVTRWTTSEVGGLNPDSFVNPELIEYPSFDNIDGKARLIPAFYYKPKTDKKSLPVIINIHGGPEGQSRPSFNATINYWVNELGAAVLVPNVRGSSGYGKTYLELDNGFKREDSVKDIGKLLDWIATRPELDPSRVAVIGGSYGGYMSLACMTHFNARLKCAVDIVGISNFVTFLESTQEYRRDLRRPEYGDERDPKMKEFLLNISPTNNASKITKPLFVVQGKNDPRVPLSEAEQMVKTVKNNGGVVWYLLANDEGHGFRKKVNQEFYLSALSVFFEEHLLK